One window from the genome of Oryctolagus cuniculus chromosome 1, mOryCun1.1, whole genome shotgun sequence encodes:
- the MRPL17 gene encoding large ribosomal subunit protein bL17m yields MRLSVAAAVSHGRVFRRLGLGPESRIHLLRNLLTGLVRHERIEASWARVDEMRGYAEKLIDYGKLGDTNERAMRMADFWLTEKDLIPKLFQVLAPRYRDQNGGYTRMLQIPNRSEQDRAKMAVIEYKGNCLPPLPLPPRDSNLTLLNQLLQGLREDLRLNQETSIHSCHTTQTPGT; encoded by the exons ATGCGGTTGTCGGTCGCCGCCGCCGTCTCCCACGGCCGCGTATTCCGCCGCCTGGGCCTGGGACCCGAGTCCCGCATTCACCTGTTGCGGAACTTGCTCACGGGACTGGTGCGACACGAACGCATCGAGGCGTCATGGGCGCGCGTGGACGAGATGAGGGGCTACGCCGAGAAG CTCATCGACTATGGGAAGCTGGGAGACACCAACGAACGAGCCATGCGTATGGCTGACTTCTGGCTCACG GAGAAGGACTTGATCCCAaagctgtttcaagtcctggcccctcgGTACCGAGATCAGAATGGGGGCTACACGAGAATGCTGCAAATCCCGAATCGGAGTGAGCAGGATCGGGCCAAGATGGCTGTGATCGAGTATAAAGGGAactgcctcccacccctgcctctgcctcccagagacaGCAACCTTACACTCCTAAACCAGCTGCTGCAGGGACTGCGGGAGGACCTCAGGCTGAACCAGGAAACAAGTATTCACAGCTGCCACACAACTCAAACACCAGGAACCTAA
- the LOC100338374 gene encoding LOW QUALITY PROTEIN: LIM domain-binding protein 1-like (The sequence of the model RefSeq protein was modified relative to this genomic sequence to represent the inferred CDS: inserted 1 base in 1 codon) codes for MSVGCACPGCSSKSFKLYSPKEPPNGNAFPPFHPGTMLDRDVGPTPTYLPTYLEPGIGRHTPYGNQTDYRIFELNKRLQNWTEECDNLWWDAFTTEFFEDNAMLTITFCLEDGPKRYTIGRTLIPRYFRSIFEGGATELYYVLKHPKEAFHSNFRHFVSLDCDQGSRVTQHGKPMFTQVCVEGRLYLEFMCDDMMRIKTWHFSIRQHRELIPCSILAMHAQDPQMLDQLSKNITRCGLSNSTLNYLRHCVILEPMQELMSCHKTYSLSPQDCLKTCLFQKWQRMVAPPAEPARQQPSKRRKRKMSXGSIMSSEGGYTNNSNSKKKSPASTFALSSQDVMVVGEPTLMGGEFGDEDERLITRLENTQFDAANGIDDSFNNSPALGANSPWNSKPPSSQESKSENPTSQASQ; via the exons ATGTCAGTGGGCTGtgcctgtcctggttgctcctccaaGTCGTTCAAGCTGTACTCGCCGAAGGAGCCCCCGAACGGCAACGCCTTCCCCCCCTTCCATCCCGGCACCATGCTAGATCGGGATGTAGGCCCAACTCCCACGTACCTGCCTACATACCTGGAGCCTGGGATTGGGAGGCATACACCATATGGCAACCAAACTGACTACAGGATATTTGAGCTTAACAAACGGCTTCAGAACTGGACAGAGGAGTGTGACAATCTCTGGTGGGATGCTTTCACGACCGAGTTCTTTGAAGATAACGCCATGTTGACCATCACTTTCTGCCTGGAGGATGGACCAAAGAGATACACTATTGGCCGGACCCTCATCCCACGCTACTTCCGCAGCATCTTTGAGGGGGGTGCCACGGAGCTGTACTATGTGCTTAAGCATCCCAAGGAGGCATTCCACAGCaacttt cgacactttgtGTCCCTCGACTGTGACCAGGGTAGCAGGGTGACCCAGCACGGCAAACCCATGTTCACTCAGGTGTGCGTGGAGGGCCGGCTATACCTGGAGTTCATGTGCGACGACATGATGAGGATAAAGACGTGGCACTTCAGCATCCGGCAGCACCGAGAGCTCATCCCCTGCAGCATCCTTGCCATGCACGCCCAGGACCCCCAGATGTTGGATCAGCTGTCCAAAAACATCACACGGTGTGGGCTGTCCAACTCCACTCTCAACTACCTCCGACACTGTGTGATACTCGAGCCCATGCAGGAGCTCATGTCCTGCCACAAGACTTACAGCCTCAGCCCCCAAGACTGCCTCAAGACCTGCCTTTTCCAGAAGTGGCAGCGCATGGTAGCACCCCCCGCGGAACCCGCACGGCAGCAGCCCAGCAAGCGGCGGAAACGGAAGATGT GGGGCAGCATCATGAGTTCGGAGGGTGGCTACAccaacaacagcaacagcaagAAGAAGAGCCCGGCCAGCACCTTCGCCCTCTCCAGCCAGGATGTGATGGTGGTGGGGGAGCCCACCCTGATGGGCGGGGAGTTCGGGGACGAGGACGAGAGGCTCATCACCCGTCTGGAGAACACCCAGTTTGACGCGGCCAACGGCATTGACGACAGCTTTAACAACTCCCCTGCACTGGGTGCCAACAGCCCCTGGAACAGCAAGCCTCCGTCCAGCCAAGAAAGCAAATCGGAGAACCCCACGTCACAGGCCTCCCAGTGA